In a genomic window of Bradyrhizobium ontarionense:
- a CDS encoding branched-chain amino acid ABC transporter permease translates to MTVQSTDEAPPLPHVQRLFAVLADHRVLVSIVALALLPWLLPSKALAVNVLIYGVVVMGYNLLFGYTGLLSFGHAAFFGTGAYLAGIAIGRWGLPWFAAVPLAVACSTILGAVIGTISTRTRGIYFSMVTLALAQLVYYVALQASSFTGGENGLRGFTVDHINLLGVQLNFLDPLNKYYVLMAFAAVAIWVQSRILNSPFGAVIEAIRENEQRARACGYDVERCKLIVFMLSGAISAIGGCMSALHLSIVPLDILHYQTSGMIVMMVLLGGARSFFGPFIGAASFLILEDVVSLWTPHWQIVVGAIFVAFVLFLPKGIWGTFLDVLPIARERR, encoded by the coding sequence CGACCGACGAAGCACCGCCGCTTCCTCATGTACAACGCCTCTTCGCGGTGCTGGCCGATCACCGCGTGCTGGTCTCGATCGTCGCACTTGCGCTGCTGCCATGGCTGCTGCCGTCGAAGGCGCTCGCGGTCAACGTCCTGATCTACGGCGTCGTGGTGATGGGCTACAATCTCTTGTTCGGCTACACCGGGCTGTTGTCGTTCGGCCACGCCGCGTTTTTTGGCACCGGCGCATATCTGGCCGGCATCGCCATCGGCCGCTGGGGGCTGCCATGGTTTGCCGCCGTGCCGCTCGCGGTCGCCTGCAGCACGATTCTCGGAGCTGTGATCGGCACGATCTCGACGCGCACCCGCGGCATCTATTTCTCGATGGTGACGCTCGCGCTCGCGCAATTGGTCTATTACGTGGCGTTGCAGGCCTCGTCTTTCACCGGCGGCGAGAACGGGCTGCGCGGCTTCACGGTCGATCACATCAATCTGCTCGGTGTGCAGCTCAATTTCCTCGATCCGCTCAACAAATACTACGTCCTGATGGCTTTTGCGGCGGTCGCGATTTGGGTGCAGTCGCGCATCCTCAACTCGCCGTTCGGCGCGGTGATCGAAGCCATCCGGGAGAACGAGCAGCGCGCGCGGGCCTGCGGCTATGACGTCGAGCGCTGCAAGCTGATCGTGTTCATGCTGTCGGGCGCGATCTCTGCGATTGGCGGCTGCATGTCGGCGCTGCATCTGTCGATCGTTCCGCTCGACATCCTGCATTACCAGACCTCCGGCATGATCGTGATGATGGTGCTGCTCGGTGGCGCCCGCAGCTTCTTCGGGCCGTTCATCGGCGCCGCCAGCTTCCTGATCCTGGAGGACGTCGTCTCGCTGTGGACGCCGCATTGGCAGATCGTCGTCGGCGCCATCTTCGTCGCCTTCGTGCTGTTCCTGCCGAAGGGCATCTGGGGCACGTTCCTGGATGTGCTGCCGATCGCGAGGGAGCGGCGATGA
- a CDS encoding ABC transporter ATP-binding protein — MTTELLRADGIGRRFGGFVALEDISVSFVAGQLTSIIGPNGAGKSTFFNILSGTLPPSSGTLRFKGRDLNGLPQHRFVHQGISRSYQITNIFPDLSVHENVRVAAQAMRVSYDIWRNRADLTELGERADAALAAVGLIAKRNELAKFLAHGQQRALEIAIALVSEPELLLLDEPTAGMGPEETKEMVALLERLAERRTVLLVEHKMKMVLGLSKRVLVLHHGRLLADGAPEDIRSNPDVRRVYLGQSEGYG; from the coding sequence ATGACCACCGAATTGTTGCGCGCGGACGGCATCGGCCGTCGCTTCGGCGGCTTCGTCGCGCTGGAGGACATCTCCGTCTCGTTTGTGGCCGGCCAGCTGACCTCGATCATCGGTCCGAACGGCGCCGGCAAGAGCACCTTCTTCAACATCCTGTCGGGCACGCTGCCGCCGAGCAGCGGCACGCTGCGGTTCAAGGGGCGGGATCTCAACGGCCTGCCGCAGCACCGCTTCGTGCACCAGGGCATTTCGCGCTCCTATCAGATCACCAACATCTTCCCCGACCTGTCGGTGCATGAGAACGTGCGGGTGGCGGCTCAGGCGATGCGCGTGAGCTACGACATCTGGCGCAACCGGGCTGATCTCACCGAACTCGGCGAGCGCGCCGATGCGGCGCTGGCGGCCGTTGGCCTGATCGCCAAGCGCAACGAGCTCGCGAAATTCCTCGCGCATGGCCAGCAGCGCGCGCTGGAGATCGCGATCGCGCTGGTCTCCGAGCCCGAACTGCTGCTGCTTGACGAGCCGACCGCCGGCATGGGCCCGGAAGAGACCAAGGAGATGGTCGCGCTGCTCGAGCGGCTGGCCGAGCGGCGCACCGTGCTGCTGGTCGAGCACAAGATGAAGATGGTGCTCGGCCTGAGCAAGCGAGTTTTGGTGCTGCATCACGGCCGGCTGCTCGCCGATGGTGCGCCCGAGGACATCAGGAGCAATCCCGACGTGCGCCGGGTCTATCTGGGACAGAGTGAAGGTTATGGCTGA
- a CDS encoding ABC transporter ATP-binding protein, with amino-acid sequence MAETALLELDGVQAWYGASHVLHGISLRVNEGEVVALVGRNGAGKTTTLRTVMGLMPKAEGRVRFAGQDLLPLAAHRRFHLGLAYVPEERRIVPGLSVRENLRLGLVAANADIEERAAFAEIAETFPRLRERLDQEGVTLSGGEQQMLAIARALIAKPKMVLLDEPSEGIMPVLVEEMGVLFRRLRDQGKTLLLVEQNVEWALRLADRAVIIDQGEVVHESSAAALLADKDIQDRYCAV; translated from the coding sequence ATGGCTGAGACCGCGTTGCTCGAGCTCGACGGCGTTCAGGCCTGGTATGGCGCGAGCCATGTCCTGCACGGCATCTCGCTGCGCGTGAACGAGGGCGAGGTGGTCGCGCTGGTCGGCCGCAACGGCGCCGGCAAGACTACGACCTTGCGCACCGTCATGGGGCTGATGCCGAAGGCCGAGGGCCGCGTGCGCTTCGCCGGCCAGGATCTGCTGCCGCTCGCCGCGCACCGGCGCTTTCACCTGGGGCTCGCCTACGTGCCGGAGGAGCGCCGCATCGTGCCCGGCCTGTCGGTGCGCGAGAACCTTCGGCTTGGGCTCGTCGCAGCGAACGCCGATATCGAGGAGCGCGCGGCGTTCGCCGAGATCGCGGAGACCTTTCCGCGCTTGCGGGAGCGGCTCGACCAGGAGGGCGTGACCTTGTCGGGCGGCGAGCAGCAGATGCTGGCGATCGCGCGGGCGTTGATCGCGAAGCCTAAAATGGTCCTGCTCGACGAGCCCTCGGAAGGCATCATGCCGGTCTTGGTCGAGGAGATGGGCGTGCTGTTCCGCCGGCTGCGCGACCAGGGCAAGACGCTGCTCTTGGTCGAGCAGAACGTCGAATGGGCGCTGCGGCTCGCCGATCGCGCCGTGATCATCGACCAGGGCGAGGTTGTGCATGAGAGCAGCGCCGCGGCGCTGCTGGCCGACAAGGACATCCAGGATCGCTATTGCGCGGTGTGA
- the eutC gene encoding ethanolamine ammonia-lyase subunit EutC: MSDSDDVKTPATSSLDDWTWLSRYTEARIALGRCGPGVPTSSHLGFQAAHAEARDAVLKPFDADAFTADVAARGWPALAVHSRAPDRSIYLQRPDEGRLLSPVSEALLSEPRAPADIVLVVADGLSSRAVQVNALPVLDALMPRLAATGRRLSPVIVASQGRVALADHVGELFGASASIILIGERPGLSAADSLGLYLTWMPRRGRVDSERNCISNVRQGGLAPEDAAKQAAELIDRMFRHQAAGVSLARLPELPALEKDGSS; this comes from the coding sequence ATGAGCGACTCGGACGATGTGAAGACACCCGCAACATCGTCACTAGACGACTGGACCTGGCTATCGCGCTACACCGAGGCGCGCATCGCGCTGGGACGTTGCGGCCCCGGCGTGCCGACGTCGTCCCATCTCGGCTTCCAGGCCGCGCATGCCGAGGCGCGTGATGCCGTGCTGAAGCCATTCGATGCGGACGCGTTCACAGCCGATGTGGCAGCTCGCGGCTGGCCCGCCCTGGCCGTGCACAGCCGCGCGCCCGACCGCAGCATCTATCTGCAACGCCCGGACGAAGGCCGCCTGCTCTCGCCTGTATCCGAAGCGTTGCTGTCCGAACCGCGCGCGCCGGCCGACATCGTGCTGGTGGTGGCCGACGGGCTGAGCAGTCGCGCGGTGCAGGTCAACGCCCTGCCCGTGCTCGATGCGCTGATGCCGCGCCTGGCCGCAACCGGGCGGCGACTGTCGCCGGTCATCGTGGCGTCGCAGGGCCGCGTTGCGCTCGCCGATCACGTCGGTGAGCTGTTCGGCGCGTCGGCGTCGATCATCCTGATCGGCGAGCGGCCGGGCCTGAGTGCAGCGGATTCGTTGGGTCTTTACCTCACCTGGATGCCGCGTCGCGGCCGCGTCGATTCCGAGCGCAACTGCATTTCGAATGTCCGCCAAGGCGGGCTCGCGCCGGAGGACGCTGCGAAACAAGCAGCCGAACTGATCGACCGCATGTTCCGCCATCAGGCGGCCGGCGTCAGCCTCGCTCGCCTACCGGAATTGCCAGCACTGGAGAAAGATGGCTCGTCATAA